GACCCACCTTCGGTGATTCGCGGCGATCCCGCGAAGGATCCGGTCAACATGCTGCTTGATGGCGAGGTCGATGCGGCGATCCTCGGCATGAACATGCCCAAGGATCCGCGGGTGCGGACGCTGATCGAGAACCCGCATGAAGCCGCGCTCGACTGGCACAAGCGGGAGCGTTTCGTGCCGCCGAACCATTATGTCATCGTTCCGAACGCGCTTTGCGACCAGAGACCCGACCTGGTGCGCGAGGTCTGGCGGATGCTTGTCAAAAGCCGCGCGGCCGCAACACCCGAGGGCAGCATTGATCCATGGCCGGTGGGGATCGCGGCGAACCGCAAGGCGCTTGAAGCGGCGATCCGGTTTGCGACGCAGCAGCATATGATCACCAAGCCTATCACGGTCGAGGAACTGTTCCATCCGCTGATCCGTGACATTGCGCCGTGAAAATCGGCCCTGCATGGGAAATGAGGAAAGGGGGGACTGCCCCCTTTTTCTTTTTAGATTGCCTGTTTCCAGGCTGACGTGATTGCCGTTCACACAAGTTATGGCCTTTGGGCATTTTACGATTATCTATGACGACTTTCCGCAGGCAATTATGAGGTGGTCGTCGCGAGTTCGGTTTTCAAAAGAATAGCGTCGATTGTACGGTCGGGCGTGGAGGCGTCCGTTTTTTATGGGGGGATAATGAAGTTTTTCAGCATGATTGCAATGACGGCCGCGCTTGCGCCTTGTGCGGCCTTGGCCGATGTGAGCTTGTCCGGCTTTGGCCGATTTGGTCTGACCTATTCGGAGGCGAAGAAACAGGGCGGAGAGAACGGCACGTTCCTCCAGAGTCGATTGCGGCTGGAGATCGATGCATCCGTCGAGACCGATATCGGCTTGAAATTTGGCGCAAAAACCTGGGTTCAGGGCGATCACAACAGCCCTTCCTGGGGCTTCAGTCCCGCGAATTTCTATGTCGAGTATGAAAACTGGTCGCTTGAGATCGGCAATGTGCTTCCGGCTTTCGATGGAGCTTTATTGCTGAAACAGACGCGGCTGGGGGTTCATGCTGTTTCCGTCGGCGGGGATCCGTTGGGGGATTTCTTCATTCTGGCCTATCGCGGATATGGCCGCCTTCCTGATCGGACCGGGGTGGCCTTGAATTATGGCACGCGCAACTTCGACGTGAAGCTGTCCGTGGTGGACCCGGATCAGATCGGCAGCGGCATGGGAGGGGATCTGACCCGAGAGGTTTCCGCCTCGGTTTTCTATCGTCTAAACGACTGGGAGTTTTCTGCTGCAACGGCGCAGAGCGGGGCCGGGGTCAGGGATAACAATCTTTATTTCGTGGGAACGCGTTACAAGGTCAACGATGACCTTCGCATCGGCCTGAACATCAATGACAACGGTTTTGCCGAACTGGGAACGTCTTACGCCCTGTATGGCGACTACAAGTTTAACCGATTTACGTTGGGTTCCTATGTCGTGTATAATGACGGTGATTGGGCGGAAAAGGTGACCGACAGCTCTTATGGTGTCGCCCTCAGATATGATCTGGGTCCAAGTATCTTTCTTGCGGCCTCAGTTCAGCGCGATTACGAGCGCATGACCCTTGCCGATATGGGTGTGCGGTTCGACTTCTGAATAACGCCGCTTTTGTTCACCGACACATATCTCCGCAACCATATGCGGATGGAGGCGAGTTGTACGGATGCGAGGAAATTGCCGTCTCGCTTGTCGTATCGCGTTGCGATGGACCGGAAATGTTTGAGTTTGCCGAAGAACCGTTCGATCTGATTGCGGGCGCGGCAGAGAACCGGATCGAAGGGAGGAAAGCGTTTTCGGGTCGGTATGGGACGGATATTGGCCCGGGCACCGCGTTCGGCGAGCCTATCGCGCAGCCGGTGGCGGTCGTAGCCCCGGCCGGCGAGCAGGATCCGGCCCGCGCCGATGGACCCGACCATATCGTTCCCCGAGCGTCCGTCATGCGCCTGACCTTCGGTCAGGTTCAGGCGGATCGGGCGGCCGCGGGCATCGACCACAGCGTGGATCTTCGCGGTCAGCCCACCGCGCGAGCGCCCCATGCAACGGGATCGCCCCCCTTTTTCGGGCGGTTCGCCCCATGCTGGTGAAGCCGGATCGAGGACGGGTCGATCATCTGGACTTTCCCGTCATAAGCCTTTGACACGGCTTGCAGAATGCGCGCCCAATGGCCCGCCTTGCGCCAGCGGCTGAAGCGGTTCACGCAAGCCGTAAAGGGGCCGTAGCGCGCTGGAATGTCCGCCCATGGCGCCCCCGTCCGCAGCCGCCAGAAGATGCCGTTCAACACCCGCCGGTCATCCACCCGCTTCACGCCGCGCACCTTCGTTGGCAACAAAGGCCGGATCACCTCCCGCTCGAGATCCGTCAGATCGAAGCCTGCCATCCCACCTCCTCATGCATGTGCAGAAGTGAAGCACAACTCAGCCCGCACCGGAATCCCGTCTCCGGAATCCCGTCTATGGGTATGTGACCTAGGGCGCCCCTGACCGGTCCGCGCCCTGCGCCCGCCGCGTGGCAATGCTGCGCCACAGAAAGGCCAGCGTGAACAGCGCCGTCAGCACCAGCACGATGGTCGGTGCCGGGGCGCCGGCATTGTTGCAGCACACTGACCGTGAAGGATTCACCTCGTGAATCCATGCGGTTAGACGGGCTGCATGAGCAAGCCCGAGCCCGCCCGCTACCGCACAACGAGCTGGCCCGCCTACAATGATGCGCTCAGGCAGCGCGGGTCGCTGCTGATCTGGCTGGACAAGGAGATGGCCTGGCACGCGCCGCATGAGGGTCGCCCCGGGCGCCCGCCGGTCTTCTTGAATGCGGCGATCCTGTTCTGCCTGTCGATCAAGGTGCTGTTCACGCTGCCGCTCAGACAGGCCGCCGGAATGGTCTCCAGGCTGTTGCGGCTGGCCGGGCTGGACCGGCCCGTTCCGGACGATTCGACCCTGCGCCGCAGGCAGAAGACCGTGGAGGGGCATATCCCATCGCCGCGCTGCCGGGCCGCTGAACCTGCTGGTGAACAGCACAGGGATCAAGTTCCTCGGCGACGGGGAATAGCGGGCGCGCAAGCATGGTGTTCAGAGCCGTCGCCAATGGTGCAAGGTCCATCTGGCCATGGACACCGCCACATCCGACATCCGCGCGGTGAAGTTCACCCCCCAGCCGGGAAGGCGACAGCCCCGTCCTGCCGGACCTTCTGGGCCAGATCCCCGAAGATGCGGAGATCGGCACCGTGACCGCAGACGGCGCCTACGACAGCCGCCGCTGCCACAGCGCCATCATCGCGTGCGGTGGCACGGCAATCATCCCGATCCGCAAGACTGGTCGAGCGTGGAAGGAGGACAGCCCAGCCGCCCGGCCCCGGAACAAAACCCTGCGCGCCACGCACCACTCCGGCCGCGCGTTCTGGAAACGATGGACAAGATACCATGCCCGCAGCCGAGCCGAGGCAAGGATGCGCTGCCTCAAGGCATTCGGCGAGCGCATCGCCGCAAGAGACCCAGGCCGCCAAACCGCCGAAATCGAGGTGAGCTCCGCGTCGCACTCATGAACCGCTTCAATGCACTCGGCACCGCCGAGATCGTCCGCGGGGTCCGAACATGAAGGGAGAAGGGGAAGTCACGCCTCAGTCCGACTTTCTGAAAATAATGCCTATGCACGGCAAAACGACGGGTGTTGTGCTGGATCCCTTCGCCGGGTCAGGCACCATGCTGGTGGCGGCCCAAAGGCTCGGCTGGGACGGGATCGGCATCGAGATCGATGAAGTACATGCCGAAACCGCAAGGATGCGTATCGCCAAAGCACAGGGAGCAGGCGAACCCTGATCGTTCAAAGACGGGTTTACCTGGTTGGTCTCGCTGGTCATGCTGGCTGGTCGCGCCTGAACCATTGCCGTGCTGTGGAGCTGGCCGAGGCGGTCGGATGCGAGATGATCGAGATGCCGATGGGCACCAGATCAAGACAGCTATGCCAGCACACTGAGCAGCGCGTTCCCCGGGCACTGGGACAGAAGATTTCAGCACGACCGATGCGGGCGCACCCGATCAGGAGACCAGGCCCGGCGGCACGATCTTTGCCTTGCGGCCGGTGATACAGCATCAAATGGCGAAGGACAGCGGGCATACTGCCCGGGGAATAATCTTGAAGCGGGGCAACATGGGTCAGAACGAAGCGGGTTTGGCGGCAGGCGATCGCGACCTCCTGCCGCATTTGCGCATCGACGCCTATGATGCCAGCGCCAAGCCCTTGCGCATGGCGCAGCGGCAGTTGCTGCACGAGTTGACGGTGGGGGTGCTGTGGCCGCATCGTCCCCGCGACCTGGATCTGTTCCTGTCGCTGGGGCAGGGCTACCTGGCGGTCGATGAGATCGGCCGTCCCCTTGGGTCGGCCATGTATTTCCCGACGGGCGACGATTTCGCCATGCTGGGGATGATGGTCACGGTGCCGCGGTTGCAGGCGCGGGGGGCGGGCAAGTGGCTGCTGCAGCGGGTGATGGCCGATTGCGCGGGCCGGGATCTGCGGCTCAGCGCGACGCATTCGGGGTATCGCCTTTATGCGGCGGCGGGGTTCCGGCCGGTGGGCATCATCCGCCAGCAGCAGGGCATGGCGCGGGATATCGGGCCCGTTGACGCGCCCGGCATCCTGGTCCGCGATCTGCGGGCAGAGGATGATGCGAGCCTTCGGGCCCTGGACGCGAACGCCTATGGCGCAAAGCGAACGCGGGTTCTGGACGCGCTGCTGCCCCTGTCGACCGGCACGGTTGCGCTGCGTGGCGGTGCCGTTTGCGGCTTTGCGCTGCAGCGCGATTTCGGCAAGGGCACGGTGATCGGTCCCGTCGTGGCCGAGGGGGACGCCATGGCACAGGCCCTGATCGCCCCGCTGATCCGGGCAAATGCCGGCCGTTTCACGCGCCTCGACACGCCGGTGGACAGCGACGGCTTCCTGTCCTTCCTGACCGATGCCGGGCTGGTGGCTTTCGACACGGTTACGGAAATGTGCATCGGCCCCCACCGCCGCGCCGCGGAAGGGGCGGTCACCTACGGCCTGGCATCGCATTCGCTGGGATAGCGTTTCCATCCCCGCGCGATCAGGACAGCCGGTCCTTCAGCCCGAACCACAACCCCACCAGCGGCAGGAACCAGGGCTTGCCGCTATGCGCCGGGATCGCGGGCCAGGCGAGGCCCTCCAGCGGGTTCGTGCCGCGCCGGCCCAGGGCGATGTCCGCCAGGACCTGCCCGACCAGCGTGGACATCTGCGCGCCATGGCCGGAATAGCCCATGCCATAGATCATGCCGTCCACTTCTCCGGCGCGGGGGAAGCGGTCCTTGGTCATGTCCACCAGCCCGCCCCAGCAATAATCGATGGGAATATCCGCCAGATGCGGAAAGATCGCGGCCATGGACCGGCGCAGGATCGTCCCAGATTTCGCGTCCGAGGTCTGGTCCGACCGGGCCGAGAACCGTGCCCGTCCGCCGAAAATCAGCCGCCGGTCGGGCGACAGGCGGAAATAGTTGCCGATGTTCATCGAGGTCACGCAGGTCCGGTCGCCGGGCAGGGTGGCGGCGACCTCGGCATCCGACAGGGGCCGCGTGGCGATGATGAACGACCCGACCGAGATGATGCGTCGCCGGAAGTGCCGCAAGGGCGCCGTCGTACCATAGGCGCCGGTCGCCGCGATCACCCGGCCCGCGGCCAGGCTGCCGCGCGGGGTCTGCAGCTGCCAGCCATCGGCCAGCCTTGTCCGGCCGGTCACGGGCGCGCCTTGCCAGATCCGCGCGCCATGGCGATGCGCCGCCGTGGCAAGCCCCTGGGCATAGCGGCCCATGTGGATCATCGCGGATTTTTCATACAGCATCCCGCCGTGGAAGCTGTCGGACCCGACCTCGCTTCGCACCTGGTCGCGGTCCAGCCAGCGGGTGTCGGGATCGACCTCGGCATGGATCAGGTCGAAATTCGCGCGCAGCCCCGCGACATGGCTGGGCTTGGAGGCCAGCTTCAGCTTGCCGGACCGGCGGAAATCGCAGGCGATGCCTTCCTCGGCCACGATCTGCTCGATCATGTCGATGGACCGGTCATAGGCGCGATACAGGGCATGGGCGCGCTCTGCCCCCAGATGCGCCTTGGCATCGGCATAGCCATGGGCGATGCCGTTGTTCAGATGCCCGCCATTGCGGCCCGACGCGCCCCAGCCGACATGCTCGGCCTCCAGCAGCGCCACGCGCACCCCGGCTTTCGCCAGGCTGCGGGCGGCGTTCAGCCCGGTGAAGCCGCCGCCGATCACGGCCACGTCGAAGCGCCCCTCGATCGGGCCGGCCTCGGCGCCCGCAAAGGGGGGCACGCCATCATGCCAATAGGATGCGTATTTCGTCACAGCCCCACCACCTCGGCCAGGCCCGAGATGTCCCGGACCTCGGTATAGCCGTAATGGGGATTGGCCGGCTCATGGCCGCGATTGACCCAGACCTTGTTGCGGATCCCCAGGTCATGCGCGGTCATCAGGTCATAGCGGAACGACGACGACACATGCAGCACGTCCTCGGGGCCGCAGCCAAGCTGGTCGAACATGTATTCGAAGGCCCGCATCTGCGGCTTGTAGGCGCCCGCGCTTTCGGCGGTGAAGACATGGTCGATGGGCGCGCCCAGCTTGGCGATGTTATGCGGGATCTGGTCGTTCATCGAATTGGTCAGCGCGACCAGCGGGATCTTCCCGGCAATGCGGCTAAGCCCCGCGGGCACGTCGAGGTTCGGTCCCCAGGTCGGCACGCGGTTATAGATATCCTCCGCCACCGCGGGATCGAAGGCGATGCCGTTGCGCTTGCAGGTGCGTTCCAGCGCGTTGTGGACGACCTCGGCATAGGGTTTCCAGGCGCCCAGCACCTCGTCCAGGCGGTAGGCCGCGAAATTGGCGATGAATTTCTCCATCTGCGGGCCGCTGAGCTGCGCGCCGTAATGGTCGCGCGCGGCGCCCGCCATGTCGAAGAAGATCATCGTGCCGTGGCAGTCGAAGGTAATGAATTTCGGGCGCAGCGCCATGGGGGCCTCCTGTTGGTCCGTTTGACCCATCATTGGCGCGGTCTTGCGACAGCGCATGCGGCAGTCGGGCGCCTGACGGCAGGAGATTGCGAAATTCCGGCAATGGACGGCAGGCCGTGCCGCCCATGACCCGACAACGGTGCCCGACCCTGCGCGGATCGGGCCAGGCTGGCGGCGTAACGGAAAGGAACCCCATGACCCTGCTGACCCCCATCGACATCGCCCCGGCCTTTGCCCCGCGCGAAGACGTGGCCGCCCCTGAGAAACTGATCGAGGGCGCCCCCGCCTTCAAGACCTGGGCGCTGGACGAGGTGCCCCTGGGCAACTGGTCGAAGATCCGCACCGGCATCTGGGAAGCGACGCCCGGCACCACGCGTTCCGCCAAGGGCGAGGCGCTGGAATTCTGCCATATCCTCTCCGGGGTGGTCGATCTGACCGAGGAAGGCGGCGAGACGCGCCGCTTTACCGCGGGCGACAGCTTCCTGATGAAGCCCGGTTTCAAGGGCACCTGGAAAACCATCGAAACCGTGCGCAAGATCTATGTCTTCGCCGACTGATCTTCTGGCCCGGCTGGTCGGGTTTCCCAGCGTCGTGGGCGGCCCGAACGGCGACATCATCGGCTTCGTGGCGGATTACCTGCGCGGGCATGGAATCGAGCCGGCGCTGGTCCCCGGACCCGAGGGCGACCGCTGGAACCTGTTCGCCAGCATCGGCGATGCCTCGCGCCCCGGCTATGTCCTGTCGGGCCATCTCGACGTGGTTCCGGCGGGCGAACCGGATTGGCGGGCCGATCCCTTCGTCTTGCGCCGCGACGGCGACCGGCTGATCGGGCGCGGGGCCTGCGACATGAAGGGCTTTGTCGCCGCCGCCCTGGCGATGGTGCCCGAACTGGTCGCGATGCCGCTGTCCGCGCCGGTCCATATCGCGCTTTCCTATGACGAGGAGGCGGGTTGCCGGGGCGTGCCGCATCTGCTGGCGGCCCTGCCCGGGCTTTGCGCGCCGCCTCTGGGGGCGATCATCGGCGAGCCGTCCGGCCTGGTGCCGGTGCTGGCGCACAAGGGCAAGGCGGCGCTGCGGCTGGTGGCGACGGGGGTGGCGGGGCATTCCTCGCGCCCCGACCTGGGCGCGAACGCGATCCACGCGCTGCTGCCGGCGCTGAGTGCCGCCGCGGCGCAGGCCGTGGCGCTGCAATCCGGGCCGCAGGATCCGCGCTTCGCGCCGCCCTGGTCCAGCCTGCAGATCGGCACCGTCGCGGGCGGGCAGGCTGTCAACATCATCCCCGACCGCGCCGAGGCGCAGATCGAGGCCCGCGCGATCCACGGCGTCGATCCCCGGGCGATCCTGGAGCCGGTGGTCGCGGCGGCAGCGGGGCTGGCCGTGGACTGGCTGTCCTCTTATCCGGCGCTTGCGCTTGACGGCGATCACCCGCTGGCGCGGCTGTTGGCCGAGCTGACGGGCGCGACGCCCCTGGGCGCGGTCAGCTATGGCACCGAGGCCGGGCTTTACCAGCAGGCCGGGATCCCCGCGATCATCTGCGGCCCCGGCGACATCGCCCGCGCGCACCGCCCCGAGGAATACCTGACGATGGCCGAATTGCAGGACGCCTGCGCCCTGATCCGTCGCCTGGGGCGGCGGCTCTGCCTGTGACAGCATTTTCTGCGGCGGCAGTCCTGCCATCCGCAGGACATGCCGCGCGCCCTGGCCAGATCGGCAATCCTGCGGGCGCGCCCGTGGCAGGATGGTGCCAAGAAGGACAAACCGCATGACCACGACCACTGCTCTTACTGCCTTTACCCCCGCCCATCTGCCGCAGGCGCTGCGCCTGTCGCAGCAGGCCGGCTGGCCCCACCGGGCCGAGGACTGGGCGCTGACCCTGTCGGTATCCCAGGGCGTCGTGGCGCTGGACGAAGGCCGGGTGGTCGGCACCGCGCTGTGTTCGCCCTTCGGCCCGGTCGCCACGCTGAACATGATCATCGTCGATGCGGCGATGCGCGGGCGGGGCCTGGGCCGCGCACTGATGGAGGCGATCATCGCCCTGGCCGGCGACCGCGAAATGCGCCTGATCGCCACCACGGACGGGCTGCCGCTTTACGAAAAACTCGGCTTCCGGGCCAGCGGCCAGATCGTTCAGCATCAGGGCCTTGCTGTCGCAACCGCGCCGGAACGGCCCGTCGCCACCGGCCGTCCCGCCGATATCGACCGGCTCGCCGATGCCGACCGCGCCGCCAGCGGCATGGACCGCGCATCCCTTTTGCGCGACATCGCCGCCGGCGGCGAGATCCTGACCTGCAATGCCGGCTTTGCCCTGCTGCGCGATTTCGGGCGCGGCCGCGTGGTCGGGCCGGTTGTCGCCCCCGACACCGCCACTGCCCGCGCATTGCTGGCCGAGGCCGCGCGCCGCTGCGAAGGCAGCTTCCTGCGTGTCGACCTGCGCGCGGAACAGGGCCTTGGCGGCTTCGCGGCGATGCTGGGCCTTGCCCATGCCGGCGGTGGCACCGCCATGACCCGCAATCCGCGCACCCCCGCACCCACGACCCAGGCCCTGATCTCGCAAGCCCTGGGCTGAACCCGGAGACCCCCATGCTGAGCAATTCCCTGGCCGAGCTTGACCGCCGGCACCTGATCCACCCGGTTTCGTCCTTTCGCGGGCATGAACAGCGCGGCGTGCGCATCCTGACCGGCGGGCAGGGCGCGACCGTCACCGATAGCGAGGGGCGCACCCTGATCGACGGCTTCGCGGGCCTGTGGTGCGTGAACGCGGGCTATGGCCACGAAAGCATCGTCGAGGCCGCCGCCGAGCAGATGCGCAAGCTGCCCTATGCCACCGGCTATTTCGACCTGGGCGCCGAGGCGCCGATCCGCCTGGCCGCCGCCCTGGCCGAACGCGCCCCGGGCGATCTGAACCACGTCTATTTCACGCTGGGCGGATCGGACGCGGTGGACAGCACCATCCGCTTCATCCGCTATTACTGGCACGCCAAGGGCCAGCCGGGGCGCGACCAGTTCATCTCGGTCGCCAACGGCTATCATGGGTCCACGACCATGGGGCGGGGCTGACGGCGCTGCCGGGCTTTCACGACGGCTTCGGGGTGCCCTATGACTGGCAGCACAAGATTTCGTCGCATGACCTGTATCGCCACCCGGCGGCCCGCGATCCGCAGGCCGTGACCGAGGCCTCGGTCGCGGAACTGCGGGCGAAGATCGAATCGCTCGGCCCCGACCGCGTTGCCGCCTTCTATGTCGAGCCGATCCAGGGCTCGGGCGGCGTGCTGGTGCCGCCCAAGGGCTGGATCAGGGCGATGCGCGATCTGTGTGCCGAATACGGCGTGCTGTTCGTCGCCGACGAGGTGATCACCGGCTTTGGCCGCACCGGCCCGCTATTCGCCTGCGAGGACGAGGGCATCGTTCCCGACCTGATGACCACGGCCAAGGGGCTGACCTCGGGCTATGTGCCGATGGGCGCGGTCTTCATGCGCGACCATGTCTATGAGACCATCGCCGACGGTGCGGGGGCCAAGGCCGTGGGCCATGGCTTCACCTATTCCGCGCATCCGGTCAGCGCCGCCGTGGCGCTGGAGGTGCTGGCGCTCTACGAAGGCGGGTTGCTGGAAAACGGCCGCCGTGCGGGCGCGCGGTTGCAGGCCGGGCTGGAAAGCCTGCGCGATCATCCGCTGGTGGGCGATGTGCGGGGCAGGGGGATGCTGGCGGCGGTCGAGCTGGTCGTGGACAAGGAGGCCAGGACTCCCCTGCCGCCCGAGGTCCAGCCCGCCACGCGGCTGTTCGACCGGGCCTGGGAACAGGGGCTGATCGTGCGGTCCTTTGCGCAAGGCATCTTCGGCTATGCGCCGCCCCTGTGCTGCACCGAGGACCAGATCGACCAGATCGTCGCCCGCACACGCAAGGTGCTGGATCTGACGCTGGAAGACCCGGAAATCCGCGCGGTCCTGCGCTGATGGCGCTGCTGCTGCATTCCACCCCCGAACGCGGCGCCGTCTGGGGGCACATCTTCGCCGAGGCGGGCGAGGGCTTTATCCCCGACGAGGCCAGCGTGACCGACCCCGCGCAGGTCACGCATCTGGCCTGCTGGACGCCGCCCGCCGATTTGTCGCGCTATCCGAACCTGCGCACGGTGATCTGCGTCGGGGCGGGCACCGACCATTTCCCGGCCTTGCCGGAGGGGGTGGCGCTCTCGCGCACCATCGCGCCGGGGATCGAGGCCATGGTGCGCGACTGGGTGGTCATGGCCACGCTGGCACTGCACCGGGATCTGCCGTTCTATCTGGATCATGCCGCGCGCGGCGAATGGCAGCCCCGCCCGGCGCGGCTGGCGCGCACGCGGCGCGTGGGCATCATGGGCATGGGCCGGATCGGGCGTCTGGCCGCCGCAAGCCTGCAAGCCCTGGGCTTTGCCGTTTCGGGATACAGCCGCTCGGGCAGGCCGGTCGAGGGGGTCGAGATCTTTGGCGCGAATCGGCTGGACGCCTTTCTGGCCGGGACCGATATCCTGGTCTGCCTGCTGCCGCTGACGGACGAAACCCGCGGCCTGATGGGCAGCGCCTTCTTCGACCGGCTGCCGCAGGGCGCGGGACTGGTCCATGCCGGGCGCGGCGCGCAGCTGGACATGGCGGCGCTGCGCT
This Paracoccus pantotrophus DNA region includes the following protein-coding sequences:
- a CDS encoding porin, whose amino-acid sequence is MKFFSMIAMTAALAPCAALADVSLSGFGRFGLTYSEAKKQGGENGTFLQSRLRLEIDASVETDIGLKFGAKTWVQGDHNSPSWGFSPANFYVEYENWSLEIGNVLPAFDGALLLKQTRLGVHAVSVGGDPLGDFFILAYRGYGRLPDRTGVALNYGTRNFDVKLSVVDPDQIGSGMGGDLTREVSASVFYRLNDWEFSAATAQSGAGVRDNNLYFVGTRYKVNDDLRIGLNINDNGFAELGTSYALYGDYKFNRFTLGSYVVYNDGDWAEKVTDSSYGVALRYDLGPSIFLAASVQRDYERMTLADMGVRFDF
- a CDS encoding DNA methyltransferase — encoded protein: MKGEGEVTPQSDFLKIMPMHGKTTGVVLDPFAGSGTMLVAAQRLGWDGIGIEIDEVHAETARMRIAKAQGAGEP
- a CDS encoding GNAT family N-acetyltransferase produces the protein MGQNEAGLAAGDRDLLPHLRIDAYDASAKPLRMAQRQLLHELTVGVLWPHRPRDLDLFLSLGQGYLAVDEIGRPLGSAMYFPTGDDFAMLGMMVTVPRLQARGAGKWLLQRVMADCAGRDLRLSATHSGYRLYAAAGFRPVGIIRQQQGMARDIGPVDAPGILVRDLRAEDDASLRALDANAYGAKRTRVLDALLPLSTGTVALRGGAVCGFALQRDFGKGTVIGPVVAEGDAMAQALIAPLIRANAGRFTRLDTPVDSDGFLSFLTDAGLVAFDTVTEMCIGPHRRAAEGAVTYGLASHSLG
- a CDS encoding NAD(P)/FAD-dependent oxidoreductase: MTKYASYWHDGVPPFAGAEAGPIEGRFDVAVIGGGFTGLNAARSLAKAGVRVALLEAEHVGWGASGRNGGHLNNGIAHGYADAKAHLGAERAHALYRAYDRSIDMIEQIVAEEGIACDFRRSGKLKLASKPSHVAGLRANFDLIHAEVDPDTRWLDRDQVRSEVGSDSFHGGMLYEKSAMIHMGRYAQGLATAAHRHGARIWQGAPVTGRTRLADGWQLQTPRGSLAAGRVIAATGAYGTTAPLRHFRRRIISVGSFIIATRPLSDAEVAATLPGDRTCVTSMNIGNYFRLSPDRRLIFGGRARFSARSDQTSDAKSGTILRRSMAAIFPHLADIPIDYCWGGLVDMTKDRFPRAGEVDGMIYGMGYSGHGAQMSTLVGQVLADIALGRRGTNPLEGLAWPAIPAHSGKPWFLPLVGLWFGLKDRLS
- a CDS encoding haloacid dehalogenase type II codes for the protein MALRPKFITFDCHGTMIFFDMAGAARDHYGAQLSGPQMEKFIANFAAYRLDEVLGAWKPYAEVVHNALERTCKRNGIAFDPAVAEDIYNRVPTWGPNLDVPAGLSRIAGKIPLVALTNSMNDQIPHNIAKLGAPIDHVFTAESAGAYKPQMRAFEYMFDQLGCGPEDVLHVSSSFRYDLMTAHDLGIRNKVWVNRGHEPANPHYGYTEVRDISGLAEVVGL
- a CDS encoding cupin domain-containing protein; translated protein: MTLLTPIDIAPAFAPREDVAAPEKLIEGAPAFKTWALDEVPLGNWSKIRTGIWEATPGTTRSAKGEALEFCHILSGVVDLTEEGGETRRFTAGDSFLMKPGFKGTWKTIETVRKIYVFAD
- the argE gene encoding acetylornithine deacetylase; translated protein: MSSPTDLLARLVGFPSVVGGPNGDIIGFVADYLRGHGIEPALVPGPEGDRWNLFASIGDASRPGYVLSGHLDVVPAGEPDWRADPFVLRRDGDRLIGRGACDMKGFVAAALAMVPELVAMPLSAPVHIALSYDEEAGCRGVPHLLAALPGLCAPPLGAIIGEPSGLVPVLAHKGKAALRLVATGVAGHSSRPDLGANAIHALLPALSAAAAQAVALQSGPQDPRFAPPWSSLQIGTVAGGQAVNIIPDRAEAQIEARAIHGVDPRAILEPVVAAAAGLAVDWLSSYPALALDGDHPLARLLAELTGATPLGAVSYGTEAGLYQQAGIPAIICGPGDIARAHRPEEYLTMAELQDACALIRRLGRRLCL
- a CDS encoding GNAT family N-acetyltransferase, translated to MTTTTALTAFTPAHLPQALRLSQQAGWPHRAEDWALTLSVSQGVVALDEGRVVGTALCSPFGPVATLNMIIVDAAMRGRGLGRALMEAIIALAGDREMRLIATTDGLPLYEKLGFRASGQIVQHQGLAVATAPERPVATGRPADIDRLADADRAASGMDRASLLRDIAAGGEILTCNAGFALLRDFGRGRVVGPVVAPDTATARALLAEAARRCEGSFLRVDLRAEQGLGGFAAMLGLAHAGGGTAMTRNPRTPAPTTQALISQALG
- a CDS encoding aminotransferase class III-fold pyridoxal phosphate-dependent enzyme produces the protein MLSNSLAELDRRHLIHPVSSFRGHEQRGVRILTGGQGATVTDSEGRTLIDGFAGLWCVNAGYGHESIVEAAAEQMRKLPYATGYFDLGAEAPIRLAAALAERAPGDLNHVYFTLGGSDAVDSTIRFIRYYWHAKGQPGRDQFISVANGYHGSTTMGRG
- a CDS encoding aminotransferase class III-fold pyridoxal phosphate-dependent enzyme: MPYDWQHKISSHDLYRHPAARDPQAVTEASVAELRAKIESLGPDRVAAFYVEPIQGSGGVLVPPKGWIRAMRDLCAEYGVLFVADEVITGFGRTGPLFACEDEGIVPDLMTTAKGLTSGYVPMGAVFMRDHVYETIADGAGAKAVGHGFTYSAHPVSAAVALEVLALYEGGLLENGRRAGARLQAGLESLRDHPLVGDVRGRGMLAAVELVVDKEARTPLPPEVQPATRLFDRAWEQGLIVRSFAQGIFGYAPPLCCTEDQIDQIVARTRKVLDLTLEDPEIRAVLR
- a CDS encoding 2-hydroxyacid dehydrogenase — its product is MALLLHSTPERGAVWGHIFAEAGEGFIPDEASVTDPAQVTHLACWTPPADLSRYPNLRTVICVGAGTDHFPALPEGVALSRTIAPGIEAMVRDWVVMATLALHRDLPFYLDHAARGEWQPRPARLARTRRVGIMGMGRIGRLAAASLQALGFAVSGYSRSGRPVEGVEIFGANRLDAFLAGTDILVCLLPLTDETRGLMGSAFFDRLPQGAGLVHAGRGAQLDMAALRWALDSGRLSAAMLDVTDPEPLPADHWAWRDPRVLITPHIAAHTDAKEGARHALAVIRADRDGQPVPGLVDRSRGY